The following proteins are co-located in the Solanum pennellii chromosome 8, SPENNV200 genome:
- the LOC107029114 gene encoding ABC transporter G family member 14 translates to MPLHCVAPKPENFGTELMAAPPNSSKLEMNNSESFIQRALFPITLKFEEVVYKIKQETKGMCCGGPSSTKEKTILNGVTGIVCPGEMLAMLGPSGSGKTTLLTALGGRLSGKLSGKITYNSQPFSGAIKRRTGFVAQDDVLYPHLTVTETLLFTALLRLPQSLSREEKERHVEHVIAELGLNKCRNSMIGGPLFRGISGGEKKRVSIGQEMLINPSLLLLDEPTSGLDSTTALRILTTVKRLADGGRTVITTIHQPSSRLYHMFDKVVLLSEGCPIYYGPASTALEYFSSVGFSTSITINPADLLLDLANGIGPDSKHAIEQGDNSEQEKKSVREALISAYDKNIYTRLKTELCSSDTNNYSYAKDVSTRNGVKSEHWCTSWGYQFKVLLLRGLKERRYETFNKLRIFQVVSVAFLAGLLWWHTPTSHIEDRIAMVFFFAVFWGFYPLYNAVFTFPQERRMLIKERSSGMYRLSSYFLAKTVGDLPLELALPTAFTFILYWMGGLKANPATFILSLLVVLYSVLVSQSLGLAYGAMLMDVKQATTLASVTTLVFLIAGGYYIQQIPPFIVWLKYLSYSYYCYKLLLGVQYNDNDYYECSKGVYCQVAEFPAIKSIGLNNMWMDVFIMALMLVGYRLIAYLALNRVR, encoded by the exons ATGCCTCTTCATTGTGTAGCACCAAAACCAGAAAACTTTGGCACAGAATTGATGGCAGCTCCACCTAATTCGTCGAAGCTAGAGATGAATAACTCAGAGTCCTTTATACAAAGGGCCTTGTTTCCAATAACTTTGAAG TTTGAAGAGGTTGTTTACAAGATTAAGCAAGAAACAAAAGGAATGTGTTGTGGAGGACCATCAAGCACAAAAGAAAAGACTATACTAAATGGAGTGACAGGTATTGTGTGTCCAGGGGAGATGCTAGCAATGTTAGGTCCATCAGGTAGTGGAAAAACTACCCTCCTAACGGCTTTAGGAGGCCGTCTATCGGGTAAGCTATCAGGGAAAATTACATACAACAGCCAGCCATTCTCAGGAGCTATCAAACGTCGTACTGGATTCGTGGCACAGGATGATGTCCTATATCCTCATCTAACTGTAACAGAAACTCTCCTCTTCACAGCTCTGTTAAGGCTTCCCCAAAGCCTTAGCAGGGAGGAAAAAGAAAGGCATGTGGAGCATGTTATTGCGGAGCTCGGGTTAAACAAATGTCGAAACAGCATGATAGGAGGACCATTGTTTAGAGGGATATCAGGTGGGGAGAAAAAGAGGGTCAGTATTGGACAAGAAATGCTAATTAACCCGAGTTTACTACTGCTAGATGAGCCTACTTCTGGTTTGGATTCTACTACAGCTCTGAGGATTCTAACTACGGTTAAGCGCCTAGCTGATGGTGGCAGAACTGTGATCACTACAATCCACCAACCATCCAGTAGGCTCTACCATATGTTTGATAAGGTAGTCTTGCTTTCTGAAGGCTGCCCTATCTACTATGGTCCTGCATCAACCGCCCTCGAGTACTTCTCCTCTGTTGGTTTTTCCACATCCATCACTATCAATCCTGCTGATCTCTTGCTTGATCTTGCCAATG GAATTGGACCTGATTCCAAGCATGCAATTGAGCAAGGTGACAATAGTGAACAGGAGAAGAAATCTGTTAGAGAAGCTCTCATCTCTGCTTATGACAAGAACATTTATACAAGGCTGAAAACTGAGCTATGCAGTTCAGATACCAATAACTACAGTTACGCAAAGGATGTTTCAACAA GAAATGGTGTGAAGTCAGAGCACTGGTGCACGAGTTGGGGCTATCAATTTAAGGTACTGCTACTAAGGGGGCTGAAGGAACGAAGATACGAGACCTTCAACAAGCTTAGAATCTTCCAAGTTGTTAGTGTAGCATTTCTTGCTGGATTGTTATGGTGGCACACTCCAACATCCCACATTGAAGACAGA ATTGCAATGGTATTCTTCTTCGCGGTATTCTGGGGCTTCTATCCACTCTACAATGCAGTTTTCACTTTTCCCCAAGAAAGAAGGATGCTCATTAAAGAGCGATCATCAGGAATGTACAGACTCTCATCATATTTTCTAGCTAAAACTGTGGGGGATCTTCCCTTGGAACTGGCACTACCAACAGCGTTTACCTTCATCCTATATTGGATGGGTGGGCTCAAAGCCAACCCTGCCACATTCATCCTATCTCTTCTAGTAGTCCTTTACAGCGTACTTGTTTCTCAGAGCCTCGGTCTAGCATATGGTGCCATGCTCATGGATGTGAAACAGGCCACTACCTTAGCATCAGTCACAACTTTAGTCTTCCTAATTGCCGGAGGATATTACATTCAACAAATTCCCCCTTTTATAGTTTGGTTAAAATATTTGAGCTACAGCTACTACTGCTACAAGTTGCTTCTAGGGGTACAATACAATGATAACGACTACTACGAGTGTTCAAAAGGCGTCTATTGCCAGGTTGCAGAATTTCCAGCCATAAAATCAATAGGCCTGAACAATATGTGGATGGATGTATTCATCATGGCTCTAATGTTAGTGGGATACCGGCTAATCGCTTATCTAGCACTCAATCGTGTGCGATGA